Proteins encoded together in one Desulfobacter hydrogenophilus window:
- a CDS encoding ParA family protein: MSIKKIASVWSPKGGSGKTSVTLNMAYYLSMGDRKVTVYDYDEQGSTTKFFNNSTTMNFNLIGGEPGEDNLPTADTEYIVIDYPPRHDILPMGNIIVVPCGSSPSDYDAVKDGLRQLLNHGIEGKRFIFVPFGVSQNKLSSKLIEDSFIELCEIIPGAVVAVRASEPAKMLWHKGVTVFQNSNKVMEGIRQDYVKLTKTVFGIRK, translated from the coding sequence ATGTCAATTAAAAAAATAGCTTCTGTGTGGAGTCCAAAAGGGGGGAGTGGGAAAACAAGCGTTACTTTAAATATGGCATATTATTTAAGTATGGGAGATCGAAAGGTTACAGTCTACGACTATGACGAACAAGGTTCAACAACTAAATTTTTTAATAACAGCACTACCATGAATTTTAATTTGATTGGTGGTGAGCCAGGAGAAGATAATTTACCAACCGCTGATACAGAATATATAGTGATAGATTATCCTCCCCGGCACGATATTTTACCCATGGGAAATATAATAGTTGTTCCGTGTGGGTCATCCCCTTCGGATTATGATGCCGTTAAAGATGGTTTACGCCAATTGCTTAACCACGGAATTGAAGGGAAACGTTTTATATTTGTTCCATTTGGAGTGAGCCAGAATAAATTATCGTCAAAATTAATAGAAGACTCTTTTATCGAACTTTGTGAGATTATCCCTGGTGCTGTTGTGGCAGTCAGAGCTTCAGAACCCGCTAAAATGCTCTGGCATAAAGGCGTTACTGTTTTTCAAAACTCCAACAAGGTAATGGAAGGAATACGCCAGGATTATGTAAAATTAACTAAAACTGTTTTTGGTATCAGAAAATAG